From Lathamus discolor isolate bLatDis1 chromosome 15, bLatDis1.hap1, whole genome shotgun sequence, a single genomic window includes:
- the PPP6C gene encoding serine/threonine-protein phosphatase 6 catalytic subunit, translating into MAPLDLDKYVEIARLCKYLPENDLKRLCDYVCDLLLEESNVQPVSTPVTVCGDIHGQFYDLCELFRTGGQVPDTNYIFMGDFVDRGYYSLETFTYLLALKAKWPDRITLLRGNHESRQITQVYGFYDECQTKYGNANAWRYCTKVFDMLTIAALIDEQILCVHGGLSPDIKTLDQIRTIERNQEIPHKGAFCDLVWSDPEDVDTWAISPRGAGWLFGAKVTNEFVHINNLKLICRAHQLVHEGYKFMFDEKLVTVWSAPNYCYRCGNIASIMVFKDVNTREPKLFRAVPDSERVIPPRTTTPYFL; encoded by the exons ATGGCGCCGCTGGACCTGGACAAGTACGTGGAGATCGCGCGGCTCTGCAAGTACCTGCCCGAGAACGACCTCAAG CGCCTCTGTGACTACGTGTGCgacctgctgctggaggagtcCAACGTGCAGCCCGTCTCCACGCCCGTCACGGTCTGCGGGGACATCCATGGGCAG TTCTACGACCTGTGCGAGCTGTTCCGGACCGGCGGGCAGGTCCCGGACACCAACTACATCTTCATG GGTGACTTTGTAGATAGAGGTTATTATAGTCTTGAGACTTTCACTTACCTGCTTGCACTAAAAGCTAAGTGGCCCGATCGTATCACACTGTTGCGAGGCAATCACGAGAGCAGGCAGATAACACAGGTGTATGGATTTTATG ATGAGTGCCAAACCAAATACGGAAATGCTAATGCTTGGAGGTACTGCACCAAAGTCTTTGACATGCTCACGATAGCGGCT ttAATAGACGAGCAGATCCTCTGTGTGCACGGCGGCCTCTCTCCAGACATCAAGACACTCGATCAGATTCGAACCATTGAACGTAATCAAGAAATTCCTCACAAAGGCGCCTTCTGTGACCTGGTCTGGTCTGACCCGGAGGACGTCGACACATGGGCCATCAGCCCACGAGGAGCGGGCTGGCTCTTCGGGGCGAAGGTGACGAATGAG TTTGTCCACATCAacaacttaaagctcatctgcagGGCGCACCAGCTGGTTCACGAAGGCTACAAATTCATGTTTGATGAGAAATTGGTAACGGTATGGTCGGCTCCCAACTACTGCTACCGCTGTGGAAATATCGCCTCAATCATGGTCTTTAAAGATGTAAATACAAGAGAACCAAAGCTATTCCGCGCAGTCCCGGATTCAGAACGTGTAATTCCTCCCAGGACAACCACGCCGTATTTCCTCTGA
- the RABEPK gene encoding rab9 effector protein with kelch motifs, translating into MGPRPLPPLEPGRRPRRGQWYRLSPQGERPRGRVGHGCLLLPGGGRVLILGGADPAGAFADAHFVELGAHRWAAAGWSGLRPRYEHATFLPAAGSPRVWVFGGAHPAGNRSCVQALDPETGTWESPEVSGEQPLPRTFHTSSAAVGERLYVFGGGERGAEPVRDRRLHVFDTATLTWSQPDTHGDPPSPRHGHVVVAVGTKLFIHGGLAGDVFYNDLFCIDTTDMRWVKVPATGDIPGGRASHSSAVFKDHLYIFGGIGPEGTLDTTYKYHTEKQQWTLLQFDAPLPAGRLDHAMCVIPWRAGKSEHTGAATGEATAGPLLKSQDEGHAGATVVHLLLVFGGMDTQGEIYRDCIVSLIE; encoded by the exons ATGGGGCCCcggccgctgccgccgctggAGCCGGGCCGCCGCCCGCGGCGGGGCCAGTG GTACCGGCTGTCGCCgcagggggagcggccccgcgGCCGTGTGGGGCACGGCTGCCTCCTGCTTCCCGGCGGCGGCCGCGTCCTCATCCTCGGCGGCGCCGACCCCGCCGGCGCGTTCGCGGACGCGCACTTCGTGGAGCTGG GCGCGCACCGGTGGGCCGCGGCCGGCTGGAGCGGGCTGAGGCCGCGCTATGAGCACGCCACGTTCCTGCCCGCCGCTGGCAGCCCGCGGGTTTGGGTCTTCGGAGGCGCCCACCCCGCGGGGAACCGGAGCTGCGTCCAGGCGCTGGACCCGG AAACAGGAACCTGGGAGAGCCCCGAGGTGAGCGGGGAGCAGCCGCTGCCCCGGACCTTCCACACGTCCTCCGCAGCGGTAGGGGAGCGCCTGTACGTGTTTGGAGGGGGggagagaggagcagagccagTCAGAGATCGGCGGCTTCACGTGTTTGACACAG CCACCCTGACCTGGTCCCAGCCAGATACTCACGGTGACCCCCCTTCCCCTCGGCACGGACACGTCGTGGTTGCAGTCGGGACCAAACTCTTCATCCATGGAGGTTTAGCTGGGGACGTTTTTTACAATGACCTGTTCTGCATTGATACAA CTGACATGAGGTGGGTTAAGGTACCAGCCACCGGTGACATCCCAGGAGGACGAGCATCCCACTCATCAGCTGTGTTTAAGGACCACTTGTACATTTTTGGTGGAATAGGTCCAGAGGGGACGCTGGACACCACATACAAGTATCACACAG agaagcagcagtggaCGCTCCTACAGTTCGATGCCCCTCTGCCTGCTGGGAGGCTGGACCATGCCATGTGTGTCATTCCCTGGCGGGCTGGGAAGAGCGAACACACAGGAGCTGCCACTGGGGAAGCCACAGCTGGTCCcctgctgaagagccaggaTGAGGGGCATGCTGGGGCCACAGTTGTGCATCTGCTGTTGGTGTTTGGTGGGATGGACACGCAGGGGGAGATATACAGGGACTGCATTGTCAGTCTGATTGAATAG
- the HSPA5 gene encoding endoplasmic reticulum chaperone BiP, with the protein MRRVLLALLLLVGAARADEEEKKEDVGTVVGIDLGTTYSCVGVFKNGRVEIIANDQGNRITPSYVAFTPEGERLIGDAAKNQLTSNPENTVFDAKRLIGRTWNDPSVQQDIKYLPFKVVEKKAKPHIQVDVGGGQTKTFAPEEISAMVLTKMKETAEAYLGKKVTHAVVTVPAYFNDAQRQATKDAGTIAGLNVMRIINEPTAAAIAYGLDKREGEKNILVFDLGGGTFDVSLLTIDNGVFEVVATNGDTHLGGEDFDQRVMEHFIKLYKKKTGKDVRKDNRAVQKLRREVEKAKRALSSQHQARIEIESFFEGEDFSETLTRAKFEELNMDLFRSTMKPVQKVLEDSDLKKSDIDEIVLVGGSTRIPKIQQLVKEFFNGKEPSRGINPDEAVAYGAAVQAGVLSGDQDTGDLVLLDVCPLTLGIETVGGVMTKLIPRNTVVPTKKSQIFSTASDNQPTVTIKVYEGERPLTKDNHLLGTFDLTGIPPAPRGVPQIEVTFEIDVNGILRVTAEDKGTGNKNKITITNDQNRLTPEEIERMVNDAEKFAEEDKKLKERIDARNELESYAYSLKNQIGDKEKLGGKLSSDDKETIEKAVEEKIEWLESHQDADIDDFKAKKKELEEVVQPIVSKLYGSAGPPPGDEEAGEKDEL; encoded by the exons TGTGGGCGTCTTCAAGAATGGCCGCGTGGAAATCATCGCCAACGACCAGGGGAACCGCATCACGCCGTCCTACGTGGCGTTCACGCCCGAGGGGGAGCGTTTGATCGGGGATGCTGCCAAGAACCAGCTGACATCCAACCCTGAGAACACTGTGTTTGATGCCAAACGGCTTATCGGCCGCACTTGGAATGACCCTTCCGTGCAGCAGGACATCAAGTACCTGCCCTTCAAG GTTGTTGAAAAGAAAGCCAAGCCCCATATTCAAGTTGATGTTGGAGGTGGACAGACAAAAACATTTGCTCCTGAAGAAATTTCTGCTATGGTCCTGACAAAGATGAAGGAAACAGCAGAGGCGTACTTGGGGAAGAAA GTTACACATGCTGTTGTTACTGTGCCAGCCTACTTCAATGATGCTCAGCGCCAGGCCACGAAGGATGCTGGGACTATTGCTGGGTTGAATGTGATGCGCATCATCAATGAGCC AACAGCTGCTGCCATTGCTTATGGACTGGACAAGAGAGAGGGCGAGAAGAATATCCTCGTGTTTGACTTGGGTGGTGGAACTTTTGATGTCTCCCTCCTCACCATTGATAATGGAGTCTTTGAAGTCGTGGCTACTAATGGTGACACTCACCTGGGTGGAGAAGACTTTGACCAGCGTGTTATGGAGCACTTCATCAAGCTTTACAAGAAGAAAACTGGGAAAGATGTCAGGAAGGATAACAGAGCAGTGCAGAAGTTGAGACGGGAAGTGGAGAAAGCCAAGAGAGCCTTGTCATCCCAGCACCAGGCTAGAATTGAAATAGAATCCTTCTTTGAAGGAGAGGATTTCTCGGAGACTCTCACTCGAGCCAAGTTTGAGGAGCTGAACATG GATCTGTTCCGTTCCACTATGAAGCCTGTTCAGAAAGTCCTGGAAGATTCTGACCTAAAGAAGTCTGATATTGATGAGATTGTGCTTGTTGGTGGCTCCACTCGCATCCCCAAAATACAGCAACTAGTTAAAGagttcttcaatgggaaagaaCCTTCTCGTGGCATCAATCCAGATGAGGCTGTTGCCTATGGTGCTGCTGTCCAGGCTGGTGTCCTCTCTGGGGACCAAGATACAG GTGACTTGGTGCTTCTTGATGTCTGTCCCCTGACACTTGGCATTGAGACTGTTGGAGGTGTAATGACTAAACTGATCCCAAGGAATACTGTTGTTCCCACAAAGAAGTCTCAGATCTTCTCCACGGCTTCTGACAACCAGCCCACTGTGACCATCAAGGTCTATGAAG GCGAGCGTCCCCTCACCAAGGATAACCATCTTCTGGGAACTTTCGATCTCACTGGAATCCCTCCTGCCCCTCGTGGTGTCCCCCAGATTGAAGTTACCTTTGAGATAGATGTGAATGGAATCCTCCGTGTCACAGCTGAGGACAAGGGCACCGGGAACAAGAACAAGATCACCATCACAAATGATCAGAACCGGCTCACACCAGAAGAGATCGAGAGGATGGTGAACGACGCTGAGAAGTTTGCTGAGGAAGACAAGAAGCTGAAAGAGCGCATTGATGCCCGGAATGAGCTGGAAAGCTATGCCTACTCCCTGAAGAACCAGATTGGAGATAAAGAGAAGCTGGGGGGTAAGCTGTCCTCTGATGACAAGGAAACAATAGAGAAAGCAGTGGAGGAAAAGATCGAGTGGCTGGAGAGCCATCAAGATGCAGATATTGATGacttcaaagcaaaaaagaaggagctggaggaggttgTTCAGCCAATTGTTAGCAAGCTCTATGGCAGCGCAGGCCCACCCCCTGGTGATGAGGAAGCGGGAGAGAAGGACGAGTTGTAG